The following proteins are encoded in a genomic region of Thermodesulfobacteriota bacterium:
- a CDS encoding PIN domain-containing protein has product MTRYWLIDSNVLVAAFNKGEVQHSNSKALLELAASGKLHACVAQQNILEFMATVTNVKRVEKPASMELAQEAINQYTMFLKVIAPKDETIWDFLSLLKDFAAIRERIFDVYLAATALGNGVFQICTWNIKHLEKISHLKVRTPKQILNSV; this is encoded by the coding sequence ATGACCAGGTATTGGCTGATAGACTCTAACGTTTTAGTCGCCGCCTTTAACAAAGGGGAAGTGCAGCATTCAAATTCTAAGGCTCTGTTAGAATTAGCTGCTTCCGGGAAGTTACACGCCTGTGTTGCACAGCAAAACATCCTCGAGTTTATGGCTACTGTGACCAATGTTAAGCGGGTCGAAAAACCGGCCTCCATGGAACTAGCTCAGGAAGCAATTAATCAATACACGATGTTTTTAAAGGTTATCGCGCCAAAGGATGAAACGATATGGGATTTTCTATCTCTGCTCAAAGATTTTGCCGCTATCAGAGAAAGAATTTTTGACGTCTATTTGGCGGCGACCGCTCTCGGCAACGGTGTTTTCCAAATATGTACGTGGAACATCAAACACTTAGAAAAAATCTCTCACCTTAAGGTTAGAACGCCGAAACAGATACTAAACTCAGTATAA
- a CDS encoding sigma 54-interacting transcriptional regulator, protein MKNRKPHPTLSEPPSVKLGIKDEHVPLHAHVAYFWETDKEFADAVGFLEAGLLGTDHCVIFGHDEANQAVFKILRKRGFDVEALQAKRRLTVLRGNSSGDAILQTIAATFEQAIAGGTPLVRLLGNIGWFKHNWPDQEDLLAFEAKVTDATKQFPCVVVCMYDMRGLPGHIVHHGGFETHPLIIREDSVHKNPYYVSTDMFLEHLEAVAADIAERQRTEETLRKTAHELRFLNDLIEQTNQPVAVSNLDGRLIRFNHAYEQLTGYSSKELHLMTYQEITPEPWHEFEAGQITSLMTEGIPVRYEKEYIRKDGTLVPVELIADIYRNAAGEPEYLYAFVTDITERKKAEESLKKSEERFRTLFESAPIGISINDANGKFVQVNKSFQEMLGYNEDELKEISFREVTLTEDLPESKRVFGELVQGKRKEFRIEKRYRRKNGSLMWANTNCSSVRDVNGNFIYTFAMVEDITERKRAEEALRGALSEVEQLKNRLQAENIYLQEEIKSEYNFEEIIGQSESLHKALRSVEKVASTDASVLIYGETGTGKELIARAIHNLSPRKDRPLVKVNCGAISAGLVESELFGHEKGAFTGALQRRIGRFELANGGTIFLDEVGELPLDTQVKLLRVLQEGEFERVGSSKPIKADVRVIAATNRDLSDAVKSGAFRSDLFYRLNVFPLEVPPLRERKADIPLLVNFFVTKFAKRLGKQVEGISKETMNKLVNYPWPGNIRELQNIIERAAVVSAGPTIQIDESVLGLNPVPETGVKETLEEVERTHIIRALEQTNWVIHGKQGAATILGINPNTLRSRMQKLGIKRPK, encoded by the coding sequence ATGAAAAACAGGAAACCTCATCCAACACTGTCTGAGCCGCCTTCAGTCAAGCTGGGCATTAAAGATGAGCATGTCCCTCTTCATGCCCACGTCGCCTACTTCTGGGAAACCGACAAAGAGTTCGCCGATGCTGTTGGCTTCTTAGAAGCGGGGTTACTCGGCACCGATCACTGCGTAATCTTTGGCCACGATGAAGCCAACCAAGCTGTATTTAAGATCTTGCGAAAACGAGGCTTCGATGTCGAAGCCTTGCAGGCCAAGCGACGGTTGACCGTGTTGCGCGGGAATTCATCCGGTGATGCGATCCTGCAAACAATTGCTGCCACCTTTGAACAAGCAATAGCTGGCGGCACTCCTCTCGTCCGACTCCTCGGGAACATCGGGTGGTTCAAGCACAACTGGCCTGACCAGGAGGACCTGCTCGCTTTTGAGGCCAAAGTCACCGATGCCACAAAACAGTTCCCTTGCGTCGTCGTGTGCATGTACGACATGCGCGGGTTGCCCGGCCACATCGTGCATCATGGCGGTTTCGAGACACACCCCTTGATTATTCGCGAGGACTCGGTTCATAAGAACCCGTACTACGTCTCAACCGACATGTTTCTCGAGCACCTCGAGGCAGTCGCCGCTGACATCGCCGAGCGCCAGCGGACGGAAGAAACGCTCAGGAAAACAGCCCACGAACTTCGGTTTCTCAATGACTTGATAGAGCAAACAAATCAGCCCGTAGCCGTAAGCAACCTGGATGGACGATTAATCAGGTTCAATCACGCCTATGAACAGCTAACCGGTTACAGCTCTAAAGAATTACACCTTATGACCTACCAGGAAATTACTCCAGAACCATGGCATGAATTCGAAGCAGGGCAAATCACCAGCTTAATGACGGAGGGAATTCCAGTTCGGTACGAGAAAGAATACATCCGGAAAGATGGAACACTGGTACCGGTGGAGCTAATAGCCGATATCTACCGTAATGCGGCTGGAGAACCGGAATACCTCTATGCTTTCGTGACCGATATTACCGAACGAAAGAAAGCGGAGGAATCACTTAAAAAAAGTGAAGAGCGCTTCCGGACTCTTTTTGAGTCTGCCCCGATTGGAATCTCTATCAACGATGCCAATGGGAAATTCGTCCAGGTCAACAAATCATTCCAGGAAATGCTTGGATACAACGAAGATGAACTAAAAGAAATAAGCTTTAGGGAAGTGACCCTTACAGAAGACCTTCCTGAAAGCAAAAGAGTATTCGGTGAACTGGTCCAAGGAAAACGCAAGGAGTTTAGAATCGAGAAGCGTTACCGTAGAAAAAATGGTTCGCTTATGTGGGCAAACACGAATTGCTCGTCGGTACGCGACGTTAACGGAAATTTCATCTATACGTTTGCCATGGTCGAGGATATTACCGAGCGTAAGCGGGCAGAGGAAGCACTACGGGGAGCGCTCTCGGAAGTCGAACAGCTTAAGAACCGGCTACAGGCGGAGAACATTTATCTGCAAGAAGAAATCAAATCCGAATACAATTTTGAAGAGATCATAGGACAAAGCGAATCGCTCCACAAGGCGCTTCGCAGTGTGGAGAAGGTAGCTTCAACCGATGCCAGCGTTTTAATCTATGGCGAGACAGGAACAGGAAAGGAGCTGATAGCGAGAGCAATTCACAACTTGAGCCCGCGTAAAGACCGTCCTCTTGTCAAGGTAAACTGCGGGGCAATCTCTGCTGGACTGGTAGAGAGCGAGCTATTCGGGCATGAAAAGGGCGCTTTTACCGGCGCATTGCAGAGAAGAATCGGAAGGTTCGAGCTGGCTAACGGGGGAACAATCTTCTTGGATGAGGTCGGAGAGTTGCCCCTGGATACGCAAGTGAAACTCCTGCGCGTCCTTCAGGAGGGAGAATTTGAACGGGTGGGCAGCAGTAAGCCAATCAAGGCAGACGTGAGGGTTATCGCTGCTACTAACCGGGACCTTTCCGATGCCGTAAAGTCCGGGGCCTTTCGGTCAGACCTCTTCTATCGTCTGAACGTCTTCCCCCTGGAGGTTCCGCCGCTAAGGGAAAGGAAAGCGGACATCCCGCTCCTGGTGAATTTCTTCGTCACTAAATTTGCTAAGAGGTTAGGCAAGCAGGTTGAGGGAATCTCCAAAGAAACAATGAATAAGCTCGTTAACTATCCCTGGCCCGGAAACATCAGGGAGTTGCAGAACATAATCGAGCGGGCGGCCGTCGTCTCGGCTGGCCCGACCATCCAGATTGATGAATCCGTATTGGGGTTGAACCCGGTCCCTGAAACCGGGGTCAAAGAAACACTGGAAGAGGTCGAACGTACGCACATAATTCGGGCGCTGGAGCAGACCAACTGGGTGATACACGGAAAGCAGGGCGCCGCTACCATCCTGGGAATTAATCCAAATACCCTGAGGTCTAGGATGCAGAAGCTGGGGATAAAGAGGCCAAAGTAA
- a CDS encoding four helix bundle protein → MGENVESYKELKVWQEGVKLVEGIYELTRSFPPKEQYSLTSQIQRAAVSIPTNIAEGWGRGKTGEYVQFLRIARGSLMELETQLIISHRLNYIDQNTLSQLEENIERIGKMINALIKNLGTRG, encoded by the coding sequence TTGGGTGAAAACGTGGAAAGCTACAAGGAATTGAAGGTTTGGCAAGAGGGAGTAAAACTGGTAGAAGGAATTTACGAATTAACTCGAAGCTTTCCCCCAAAAGAGCAATACTCTTTAACCTCTCAGATTCAAAGGGCGGCGGTATCAATACCAACTAATATAGCCGAGGGCTGGGGAAGAGGGAAAACAGGGGAATACGTTCAGTTTCTGAGGATCGCCAGAGGGTCTTTAATGGAGTTGGAAACCCAACTAATAATCTCCCATAGATTGAATTACATCGATCAGAATACATTAAGCCAACTTGAAGAAAACATCGAGAGAATTGGTAAAATGATAAACGCGCTTATAAAGAACTTAGGAACCAGAGGTTGA
- a CDS encoding sigma 54-interacting transcriptional regulator, with translation MNDEEGNKKAAVESELLRHLAEGTASSTGPDFFRSLVHHLASALGVRYAFVTQCTDKTLTRVRTLAFWAGQDFGDNFEYALAGTPCENVIAGNVCYYPNDLQSLFPRDLGLAEWQAESFLGIPIRDSWQNVLGHLAALDDKPLPDKPTGMSILQIFAARAGAELERKRAEDALRESYAQLAKKNRYETIISKVTRAVHQSINLQDVFENAVEVLSKNIDRADGVTIYLVEEQEVVLKAHRGYPNQYIEGLRRIPYPKGFRWKVITEGKPRYSPDADIDTFIDPATREMGVKSYLCMPIRYEGKTWGTITILSLQRNAFDEEELNLLEIVAHQIETAINNAQQAEALRKALRELEQLKNQLHAEKTYLQEEIKTEYNFEEIIGHSESIKTVLRKVEQVAHTDTTILISGETGTGKELLARAIHNLSPRKDRPLVKVNCGAIATGLFESELFGHEKGAFTGAVQQRIGRFELADKGTLFLDEVSELPLDTQVKLLRVLQEGEFERVGSSKPIKVNVRVIAATNRNLNDAVKNGLFRSDLYYRLNVFPIEVPALHERKSDIPLLVNFFLTKFARKHGKEIRGVSKNTMDRLASYPWPGNIRELQNVIERAVVVSEGPEIEIDESLLRLNVGSKSQASDTLEDVERTHILYILEKTKWIIDGKQGAASLLGMNPNTLRSRMQKLGIRRPGVRN, from the coding sequence ATGAACGATGAGGAAGGGAATAAGAAAGCGGCAGTTGAATCGGAGTTGCTGAGACACCTAGCCGAAGGAACAGCTTCGTCTACCGGCCCCGATTTTTTTCGCTCACTGGTCCACCACCTTGCATCTGCCCTAGGTGTACGCTATGCATTTGTTACGCAGTGTACGGATAAAACCCTAACCAGAGTCCGTACCCTCGCTTTTTGGGCGGGTCAAGATTTTGGAGATAACTTCGAGTATGCCCTGGCCGGCACCCCTTGTGAAAATGTCATTGCCGGGAACGTGTGTTATTACCCTAATGATTTACAGTCATTATTCCCAAGAGACCTGGGTCTGGCCGAGTGGCAGGCCGAGAGCTTTTTAGGGATCCCGATTAGGGATTCCTGGCAAAATGTCCTGGGGCATCTGGCCGCTCTCGATGATAAACCTTTGCCGGACAAACCGACCGGAATGTCCATACTCCAGATCTTTGCTGCCAGAGCCGGGGCCGAACTGGAGAGAAAACGGGCGGAGGATGCACTCAGGGAAAGCTACGCACAGTTGGCTAAGAAAAATCGTTACGAGACCATCATCAGCAAGGTAACTCGCGCCGTCCACCAATCAATCAACCTACAGGACGTTTTTGAAAATGCCGTCGAGGTCTTGAGTAAGAATATAGACCGGGCTGACGGCGTTACCATTTACCTCGTCGAAGAACAGGAAGTAGTCTTGAAGGCGCATAGGGGCTACCCAAACCAATATATTGAAGGGTTGAGAAGAATCCCCTACCCAAAAGGTTTCAGGTGGAAGGTTATTACAGAGGGAAAGCCCAGGTACTCCCCGGATGCAGACATAGATACTTTTATCGACCCTGCAACCAGAGAAATGGGGGTAAAGAGTTATTTATGTATGCCCATTCGCTACGAGGGGAAAACATGGGGAACCATAACTATACTCTCCCTTCAAAGAAACGCCTTCGACGAAGAAGAGTTGAATTTGCTCGAAATCGTGGCGCACCAAATCGAGACTGCGATCAATAATGCACAGCAGGCGGAGGCTTTGCGGAAAGCCCTGCGCGAATTGGAACAGCTTAAAAACCAACTGCACGCAGAAAAAACTTATTTACAGGAAGAAATCAAGACAGAATACAACTTTGAAGAAATAATAGGGCATAGCGAATCAATCAAGACGGTGTTACGAAAGGTTGAGCAGGTGGCCCATACCGATACCACTATACTAATAAGCGGGGAAACCGGAACCGGAAAAGAACTCCTGGCCCGGGCCATACATAACCTGAGCCCGCGGAAGGACCGGCCACTGGTCAAAGTCAACTGTGGGGCAATAGCCACGGGTTTATTTGAGAGTGAACTCTTTGGCCACGAAAAGGGTGCCTTTACCGGGGCAGTGCAGCAAAGAATCGGCAGATTCGAGCTGGCAGACAAGGGAACATTATTCCTGGACGAGGTCAGCGAACTGCCATTGGACACGCAAGTAAAACTCCTACGGGTGCTTCAAGAAGGAGAGTTTGAGCGCGTGGGGAGCAGTAAACCCATTAAAGTAAACGTACGCGTCATCGCCGCCACAAACAGGAATCTTAACGACGCCGTTAAAAACGGGTTGTTCCGGTCAGACCTTTACTATAGATTAAACGTTTTCCCGATTGAGGTCCCGGCGCTCCATGAACGAAAGTCAGATATCCCGCTTCTGGTTAACTTCTTCCTCACCAAATTCGCCCGTAAACACGGCAAGGAGATTAGGGGAGTTTCAAAGAATACCATGGACAGGCTGGCGAGCTATCCCTGGCCCGGAAACATCCGGGAGCTACAAAACGTCATAGAGCGGGCCGTGGTCGTTTCGGAAGGCCCGGAGATAGAGATAGACGAATCCCTCTTAAGACTAAATGTCGGTTCAAAAAGCCAAGCTTCCGATACCTTGGAAGACGTCGAGCGTACTCACATTCTGTATATTCTGGAAAAAACAAAATGGATAATCGACGGCAAGCAGGGCGCCGCCTCCTTACTGGGCATGAATCCCAATACCCTTCGCTCCAGGATGCAGAAACTGGGAATAAGAAGGCCGGGGGTTAGGAATTAG
- a CDS encoding adenylate/guanylate cyclase domain-containing protein, with the protein MTRQTENDPLAEEMWRTYMTTGECPKFVRSPWFESRFLRPIAKLLPTDPRCGICYYPFGGIGGTLVRTLIGLEASRMNPYLCNVCERAASKYRGGAEIEQSMLFADVRGSTGLAESMSPAEFSHLIDRFYKATTKVLFRRNALLEKLIGDEVTAFFVPGIAGASHARVALEAGEEILRVTGHGNPGGPWIPVGVGIHTGVAFVGAVSTEGGVADIAVLGDTANVAARLASEARAGEVMLSDATRAAAGLKTNDMTAYHLELKGRKEPVDVWVKKLG; encoded by the coding sequence ATGACTAGACAAACCGAGAACGACCCACTCGCTGAGGAGATGTGGCGAACCTATATGACTACTGGGGAGTGCCCAAAATTCGTCCGGTCTCCGTGGTTTGAGTCGAGGTTCCTTCGTCCCATCGCTAAATTGCTCCCCACCGACCCGCGATGTGGAATATGCTATTATCCGTTTGGCGGAATAGGAGGGACGTTGGTCCGGACCCTCATAGGGCTCGAAGCCTCCAGAATGAATCCTTATTTGTGCAATGTGTGTGAAAGGGCTGCCAGTAAGTATCGGGGAGGTGCAGAGATCGAGCAGTCCATGCTATTTGCGGATGTTCGCGGGTCAACCGGGCTGGCCGAAAGTATGAGCCCGGCTGAATTCAGCCATCTGATTGACCGCTTTTACAAGGCTACGACCAAGGTACTGTTCAGGAGGAATGCCCTGCTGGAGAAGTTGATAGGCGACGAGGTAACCGCTTTCTTTGTGCCGGGTATAGCCGGAGCTTCGCACGCTCGGGTGGCATTAGAGGCCGGAGAGGAAATACTTCGAGTAACGGGCCATGGGAACCCGGGGGGGCCATGGATACCGGTAGGAGTGGGTATTCATACCGGTGTGGCCTTCGTCGGCGCCGTGAGCACGGAGGGCGGTGTAGCAGATATAGCCGTCTTGGGAGACACTGCAAATGTGGCAGCACGGCTTGCATCCGAGGCCCGGGCAGGAGAAGTTATGTTGAGTGATGCCACAAGAGCCGCTGCTGGGCTTAAAACCAATGATATGACAGCGTATCATCTGGAGCTCAAAGGCCGAAAGGAACCGGTAGACGTTTGGGTAAAGAAATTAGGCTAA
- a CDS encoding nickel-binding protein: MPIYMDRHYNIEGATRHAIALAHEKDLKIQEKYGVQFLTYWFDEKRGTTFCLVDAPNKERIRKAHDEAHGDIPHEIIEVDPTVVEAFLGRVKDPAPKETAGTSSSAAVDSAFRAIMFTDLKDSTAMTTQLGDAKAIHLLHIHNSLIRTALRDYDGREVKHTGDGIMASFTSIPQAIECTIAIQKAFANYNKQNKETPMHLRIGLSAGEPVEEDNDLFGSTVQLASRICNYADPGQILAAEVIFNQYPGEKSLFTDLGRIALKGFDYPVQVYEVRWQG, translated from the coding sequence ATGCCCATCTATATGGATCGCCACTACAACATTGAAGGCGCAACTCGACATGCGATTGCCCTTGCCCACGAAAAGGACCTCAAGATTCAAGAAAAATATGGGGTTCAGTTCCTTACCTACTGGTTTGACGAGAAACGTGGCACCACCTTCTGCCTTGTCGACGCCCCAAACAAGGAGCGTATCCGAAAAGCCCACGATGAGGCACATGGAGATATCCCTCACGAGATAATCGAAGTTGACCCCACGGTCGTAGAAGCCTTCCTGGGCAGGGTAAAAGACCCCGCGCCCAAGGAGACCGCGGGAACGAGTAGCAGTGCAGCCGTCGACTCAGCATTTCGCGCTATCATGTTTACAGACCTGAAAGACTCGACAGCAATGACCACACAACTGGGGGACGCCAAAGCTATACATTTACTCCATATTCACAACTCCCTTATACGCACTGCCTTGCGAGACTATGACGGGCGTGAAGTAAAGCACACAGGCGATGGCATCATGGCCTCTTTTACCTCAATCCCGCAGGCTATCGAGTGTACCATCGCTATTCAGAAGGCTTTCGCAAATTACAATAAGCAAAATAAAGAAACACCCATGCACCTGAGAATCGGCCTGAGTGCCGGTGAGCCCGTCGAAGAGGATAACGACTTATTTGGATCGACCGTTCAACTGGCATCTCGAATCTGTAATTACGCCGATCCCGGCCAGATCCTGGCCGCAGAGGTCATCTTCAATCAATATCCGGGCGAGAAATCATTATTCACGGATCTAGGAAGAATCGCACTAAAGGGTTTTGACTATCCCGTGCAGGTGTATGAGGTAAGATGGCAGGGATGA